Genomic DNA from Hyperolius riggenbachi isolate aHypRig1 chromosome 10, aHypRig1.pri, whole genome shotgun sequence:
catgcagggccggcgctaccattaaggcaaaggaggcagctgccccagggccccagagcttgtaggggcccccagtggctacaagaggaaaaaaatgttttcaaaatcggccttatagtttttgagaaaatcgattttaaagtttcaaaggaaaaaaaaacacatttaaaaacctgccgactttaatggttaatagcaaatccaccttaaatgctagaaaccctaaatttgcagggtatgttaaggagatcattaggaataagaggaaaaaacaatttttcaaaaagatgttagtttttgagaaaatcgattttaaagtttcgaaggaaaaaaagtatacttttaaatgcggtaaatgtcacttttagtagcaaacctaacggtagtgtaattttacatgtatcaaacgaaagcacaataaatttcctgacggggtttccagggggtctatacgcagccgcagcgctttggccagggatcgctatacagccgcaatatggctgtacgaagatccctggcattttttcctattttcacatttttttttttttttttatgtttagagtgtgggaattttaaaaaaaaattgtggggtcccccctcctgaaactttttaaccccttgtcccccatgcaggctgggatagccagaatgtggagctccgaccgattggggcttcacaccctgactataccagctgcaaaaaaggtctcttaatgccgatttttgttctggggtatatgttgggggggccccccaggtttattttgccctggggccccattgttgcttaaaccggccctgcagccatgggaaacaagtgggccctgccagcaagatcttcctcgtccttgtcccataacgcatgcctgtcctcttcctgtgccatgtcgttgtcctcctcaaaccgccatccacgtacaacgcctgctgcactctgctcctcctcctcctcctcattcaggttagggacctccaactcttccactacctgctgtgagccctcctctgagctggactgtgctgccatctgctcctgttcttccaactgcctcagggcttcatccccacgctcaattaaattgtccattgcctactgtagacaaaccaagggcacccactggcacacagaggcccgctcctcactgaccatcttggttgcctccaggaagggactcagcaccaggcatacttgctgcatcagtgtccactgagtggcagtaatcatggggacttgctggttgctagggacacttgggtctagcatgtaggccctaagagccagcctgtgctgacacagccgctccaacatggccagagtcgaattccagcgaactggcatgtcgatgatcatccggtgttgtggccttccatactgctgctgtaaggtggacaagagtgcagaggcagtggctgacaggcggaaaaagcgtaccaccgcccgggcatcctgcagcagctcgctcatcccctagtaggtgcgcaagaagcgctgcaccacaagattgagcacgtgggccaagcaggggatgtgctggaggtttccctgctgcaccgcatgccaccaggttggccccgttatcggctgccacataccccacttccaggcctctgggggtcagccacctccgctcctgcttcctgagggcggccaggacgttggtggccgtaagcctctccttccccagggtcaccaattttaaaagggcttggcagtgccgaggcttggcgctgctgctgccgaggcgggcttgctttccgggtgctgagggagtatcgtgacaggacccttctgcatcccccctgatcccgcgtggtggcaccactagctgggctgatgcgctcttgtcctccctcccttccatcagtgtcacccagtgggccgtaaaggacaggtagcgacctgtcccaaatctgctactccacgagtccatggtcacgtggacccgcttgcccacagagtagtccagggaacgggccacgttttccaccgcaaacttgtggagtgctgggatcgcgctcctgctgaaatagtggcgactggggacttgccactcggggatgccaaattggagcagcgtccgcatggcgctcccctcctgcaccagggagtagggaagcagctgtgatgccatggcctgggccagcaagccatttagtttgcggatccgcctgtggcttggaggcagaggcttggtcagaccctgaaaggtgtcgctcagcagggtctgtcgacgctgggatgcaggggagacagaggagagagacgaacactggctgccagcctcaatgtctgtgtcctgagcagccgaggtggaagagcgcttgcgtgctactactgctgctgctgtgggggattcacgaccctgagggagggaggatgctgctgcgctggtgggccttctgctctcaggaacccctgccagcagtgcctgcttcctcttaaagtccgcatactcgcggcagtggcggcttctcaggtggccctggagggatgaggtacccatcttgctcagacttttcccacggctcaatcttttgctgcataacctgcacaccgcataccttttgtcatcagtacattcctcaaagcaatcccacactggtgactttaatttactgcggcccccactagcagaggtgtgtggtagtagttgccgggggttgcatggtggtggtgccggctgaagcagtgtcctgtctacttcctccgcgcccactgctgccgatgcccctgcccctgcctgacatatggcgatatcctttcctaggccgaggtgacttgtcatcctgctctgaccattcttccacggactcagcaggctgcacatagttagggtccacaacgtcatcatcagcagcatcatcataatccagctcttcctctgactcccccgcctcctcttctgtccctacatccccagacacagacccctcttcttcatcaccagaactcaacaacgcttgtgattgtggcccgatctcaatctctgccacatcagtccccagtaaatcctgtgcttcttgcatcagcaggttcccagatgccggactgagggacagaacgctgtcatcctgggagggctgctgaccagtgggtgctggggtggatgtcacaacaagcgtgggatgttggctgctgctgctactgcttggagtggtgctcacagtagaggtctgggaggaagtcatgatgtccatgagtacgtcaggttccatttgctcaaccaccacacggggaccagaaactttaaaatatttggacaatggcgtccgctgactcggcccaggctttgctgcccccttttctgctgcatcacgaccacgtacagctgggcgtcctctccctggacgtggagcagtcccagaagtggctgaggcaattgaactccctttcctctcaccccgcgaaaccctgccagacatgttgctagtaatgaatcactggatgcagtgggcacagtacaaggtcactaaaggatgcagtgggcacagcacaaggtcactgaaggatgcagtggccacagtacaaggtcactgaaggatgcagtgggcacagcagtgggcactggatatacaactaggtcactgaaggatgcagtggccacagtacaaggtcactgaaggatgcagtgggcacagcagtgggcactggatatacaactaggtcactgaaggatgcagtgggcacagtacaaggtcactgaaggatgcagtgggcacagtacaaggtcactgaaggatgcagtgggcacagtacaaggtcactgaaggatgcagtgggcacagcagtgggcactgaatatacaactaggtcactgaaggatgcagtggccacagtacaaggtcactgaaggatgcagtgggcacatgatatacaactaggtcactgaaggatgcagtgggcacagtacaaggtcactgaaggatgcagtgggcacagtacaaggtcactgaaggatgcagtgggcactggatatataactaggtcactgaaggatgcagtgggcacagtacaaggtcactgaaggatgcagtgggcacagcagtgggcactggatatacaactaggtcactgaaggatgcagtggccacagtacaaggtcactgaaggatgcagtgggcacatgatatacaactaggtcactgaaggatgcagtgggcacagtacaaggtcactgaaggatgcagtgggcacagtacaaggtcactgaaggatgcagtgggcactggatatataactaggtcactgaaggatgcagtgggcacagtacaaggtcactgaaggatgcagtgggcacagcagtgggcactggatatacaactaggtcactgaaggatgcagtggccacagtacaaggtcactgaaggatgcagtgggcacagcagtgggcactggatatacaactaggtcactgaaggatgcagtggccacagtacaaggtcactgaaggatgcagtgggcacagcagtgggcactggatatacaactaggtcactgaaggatgcagtgggcacacaaggatgtcacactgtgtaatgagatgctcatatgccagcgagcgagcgagcagtgggcactgggcacggcacaaggtcactgacagaatgatgaacagcgctggcagagagtggcggcgccggcggtgtgactggctgcctgcaaatagtacaagtgtataactgtcactggaatatacaagtgaacactgcagctgcactaacctgcctgcctgcactctacacacagataatccccactcccactacactgcagcactgaacctgcctgctcagcactacacacagttaaataatcactagactcccacactcccactacactacactgactacaactaactacagcaatcactcactgactagctaactgtgtacagtataagagcagtgttagcaaaaaaaacgctttgtttttaacacaataaatgcacttgctcaaacaacaatggcctggagataatcctctcagcaccacagtctagcaaggacagagcttttccatcatggccgccgctttatattcaggaggggagggcatagctcccctcctgtgattggttgctagggcctggctggggcactctgattggcctgcaatgtgtcacttccgcatagtttgacacatttccgcaaaccacgacttcagcgccgggtttcacgagtgtgaatgcggatttctgtccgcattcacgcgaagccgaagtagattttcgtggttgaaaatctattcacggattttcgtgtccgaggcggaatgcgtcaaaatggtcgtgaatccacgcgtaagcgtgatcacgacctggcggtgagcaccactggcatgcggtaaagtacatgcgggaagtttgcacccaaaataccgtcaagtttgcATTCTCTAAATTTTCCGCaagtttttcccgcatgcggaaaaagtgtggtaaaagtgcgggattcatgcggaaaactttctgcaaaagtcggtattttccgcaatagaagatgaattctcaaaaatgttcaggcgcatcattttgtCGTTaattacaagtagtaggtgatatattccgaatcccattgactttaatgaagtgtggaggcttaagggctgtgcttgctggacttttatttttttttttaaaacactttttcatgcgacctttttaccgcatgatttccgcatgaataatggctgtttctgcatcttttttcccgcatgcggcaaacatgcggaaaatgttagtgaatgctgaaaaaatgcggagtttaccgctggcgggaatttagcggtaaaattttgcggtacttttggctctttgagaatagagccctttgtgttGGGTCAGGATATCAGAAGACGGTTTGCCGCGCTTATGCCCTCTCGCCGCGGATCCTGCGGGCCAGCTGGATGTCTTTGGGCATGATGGTGACCCTCTTGGCGTGGATGGCGCACAGGTTGGTGTCCTCGAAGAGCCCCACCAGATAAGCCTCGCTGGCCTCCTGCAGAGCCATGACGGCCGAGCTCTGGAAGCGCAGGTCGGTCTTGAAGTCCTGGGCGATCTCCCGCACCAGGCGCTGGAAGGGCAGCTTGCGGATCAGCAGCTCGGTGGATTTCTGATAGCGGCGGATCTCTCGGAGAGCCACTGTACCGGGCCGGTAGCGGTGAGGCTTCTTCACTCCTCCGGTGGCTGGGGCGCTCTTCCGGGCGGCTTCGGTGGCCAGCTGCTTGCGGGGAGCTTTCCCTCCGGTGGACTTGCGGGCGGTCTGCTTGgttctagtgttgtccggatcatgaacgattcggatctttgatccgaatctattttatgagtcgatcatccgaatcatcaaaatgagtgattcggatcgcaaaaggggcggggccaggagcgacacgccccctctcagcgggcagcggggtcctggaagcagagcagggacggatcgctgagttggaggggagccagccttgcacagggacaggtagatgagagagaggggacatgtgtgccactgccagatatgtgtagagcacacatactggctataatgtgctgcccattataggctggctgttccgtagtgctgcacagtgatcacatgggaagcttttggctcagcacagctcagtaactttgcagacagtgtgattgaaaggcaatataatcctcctgcactcggcactaaacagctgcacttatcttctgggaatgctttctttcactgtgcgaccttttctttcaaagtgtacagatgaacatataggtgaaatatatgtaataaagcatatgattgcagcatgtgggtattacgtgcaaacatttctgctctctgctcgtccctcctcccttctctgtccactccctgccctctgtccatcttctccccttctctgtgtgtccaccccctccccttctcctgtccacagacctgtcctactagtcatttcacccccgaatgcttccggtagtaaaatgatccgagattcggatcaaagatccggatcttttcaatgatccgattcgaatcatccggatcattgaaaagatccgaacttcccatctctacttggTTCTGGCCATCGCTCAATCAGCTGATTCCACAGGCGAGAATAGACTGAGGAGAGCGGCCGAGAGGCACCTTTTTATACAGCCCGCGCCTCTCTGTCATTGACTGCCTCACACCACGCCCTCTACATGCGATTGGTGGCAAGCGACTACGCGGAGAGCCAATTGTCTTTCATCCTATTGACATCCCTATATCAGTACTGTGTGTGCCTCGAGCTGCGCGGGATACAATCAACGAGCAACTCATCCTAATAACCCCGCCCAGACCGGCCAGTGAGCGACCAAAAAACGAAAAAATACAGTTTTAGCCCCAACTCACACTACGACCTTGTTTTATGCTATTGGTAATACCCCTATTCGGCGCTCTGGCTTCTGATTGGCCGGACGGATCGGGAGCTTTTATCTGAATGGTACTAGAGAACATTTGTTATTTTTCAAATGGCCCGCCACAATATTGCATTCATTGTTACATCAGCCCGCCAAACTCCATTGTTGCCTGATTTGGTTCGTATTCATTGAATCTTCTGTAGCCCTTATTTGAGTTGCGACTGAAAGGTAAAACGTTTATTTTGCgatctgtattttgtatgtgcaTCAGTCTGTATCGGGTTGTAGTAACGACAAATAACAGCAGATCGGCTGATCTGTTGTCACGGAATACCGAGATCTCTGTAACAGGCTGTAATAGGAGGAGAGTCTGCTCGCTCCACCCAGACCGCGTTCCGCTCTACAACTCTGGTCACTCCAGCAAACTAATCGCAACGAGTACTACTGACAACAGTAATTACATTAATGTGTGATATATATCGCAGCGTTCCTGTTTTACAGAAACGTTACCAAATAATGCCGTCGGGATATGACCCGTTTTCTAAtcaaccccccctcccttacACAGACTCGTCAGGATAGATACTATATAGATGGATGTACTTGCTGCCCGTGTGACCTTAGTGCGCCAGTAAGTGGAGATGAAATAACTTGAAAAATTCACTTCTACGCCTATCTTAATGCCCGATCTGATCCAGAAATAGGAATTCCCCCGTTGTGTTGAACATAACCACACGGATGGAGGAGATCGACAGCTTCAGAGTGGGAATCTGTCCATGCACAGCTTTAGAGACAGCCAAACTACTGCAACTCCGTGTTTATATCAAAATTAAACagcacatttatgactgcatacaAAAGCTCCGTAGTGAATCAGTGGGTGGCTCTTAGAAGAGCCTTTGGGTTATGATCGGTATGGAGAGAGATTACTTGGCGCTGGTGTACTTGGTGACGGCCTTGGTGCCCTCGGACACGGCGTGCTTGGCCAGCTCTCCCGGCAGCAGCAGGCGGACGGCGGTCTGGATCTCCCGGGAGGTGATGGTGGAACGCTTGTTGTAATGAGCCAGGCGGGAAGCTTCCCCGGCGATGCGCTCAAAGATGTCATTGACGAAGGAGTTCATGATGCTCATGGCCTTGGAGGAGATGCCGGTGTCAGGGtgcacctgcttcagcaccttgtaCACGTAGATGGCGTAGCTCTCCTTCCTGGTCTTCCTACGCTTCTTGCCGTCCTTCTTCTGGGTCTTGCTCACCGCTTTCTTAGAGCCCTTCTTGGGCGCCGGGGCGGACTTGGCTGGTTCAGGCATTGCTGCGGATTCTCAGTAACTCTGCGGCTTCTCAGTAACTCTGCAGAGTGCAGAGACACAATGAGGAGCAGCGCCGCCTCCCCTCCTTATATAGGCGGCCTATGCTAATCAGGCTGCAGCGCTTCTCTCTACACTATTGGGCAGCGTCGCTGGCTGATGATTTCCTTCCCTCTCACTGGCTGGAGACGCGCCGTGTGCAAAACACTTTACTGAGAACCCGAAGATAATCCCATTGGCGGCGTCAGCGTAGAGGAACGCCCAGAGTTTGCTGATTGGTGCATTGCTGAGCTTACATTCCATTCGCTGAATCGGACAGGAACCAATAGAGTGGCACCGAAGAACTGGCTGCAGAGTATATATAGAGGGAGGCGGGGCGCATTCAGCTATTCCAGTGTTGGAGAGAAACATCCATAGAGCTAATATTATGTCTGGAAGAGGCAAGCAAGGCGGGAAGGCTCGTGCCAAGGCCAAGACTCGCTCCTCCCGGGCCGGCCTGCAGTTCCCAGTCGGCCGTGTTCACCGTCTGCTGAGGAAGGGCAACTATGCGGAGCGGGTGGGGGCCGGAGCTCCGGTCTATCTGGCCGCAGTGCTGGAGTATCTGACCGCTGAGATCCTGGAGCTGGCTGGTAACGCCGCCCGGGACAACAAGAAGACCCGAATCATCCCCCGCCACCTGCAGCTGGCCGTGCGCAACGACGAGGAGCTCAACAAGCTGCTGGGTGGGGTGACCATCGCCCAGGGGGGCGTCCTGCCCAACATCCAGGccgtgctgctgcccaagaagaCCGAGAGCCACAAGGCCGCCAAGAGCAAGTAATTCCCTGCAGCGAAAGATATTCCACAGAacccaaaggctcttttcagagccacccacaCTGTCTGCTAAAGCTCATAATACTATTATATAAGCCAATTCTTCGTATTCACGAAAGTAATGCCCAAACCAGTGGCTGTAAATCTCGCACTACACGCTCTATTGCGGAGCAATGGTTACATACCACAAAAATCGTTACATTTCAATTGTCGGAAGTCATTCACTGTCAGCCAAATAGAAGTTAAGAGGGATCCCACTGATTGTAGCACAATAGGATTGTACAGTAGCTTCCTTTAGCAGTCTGCGGGTTATTCACACGCAGGGTGTGAATAACCCGCAGACTGCTAAAGAAAGCTGCTTCTGTATATCTATAGGGGGTAATGTATGGAGGCGACAAAGCACTTGTATAGCAAACACAATAGTATTCCTAGTAGTATAATTCATCTGTGTGGGAATGATTTCTGTTTAGGATGCGTCTCCTGACGGCTTATTTTACTAGAAATCCAATTATATATACTTGGatgtgaactcttgcacaggaaagctcTCAtttaagcgccaacatattacgcagcgctggacattggtttaggttacagacaatatttaggggtgacatacagcaatatgacaatacaagaaaaaacagatcacgcagcTCAATATGAGTACAAGCTAATGCttcgtcagtcactggatgggagcatggagattactcaaatgcacagtaatggaggtgcatgatcaggtaggacacaaaag
This window encodes:
- the LOC137536902 gene encoding histone H3-like, with amino-acid sequence MEFGGLIFGSKIRIVHDPDNTRTKQTARKSTGGKAPRKQLATEAARKSAPATGGVKKPHRYRPGTVALREIRRYQKSTELLIRKLPFQRLVREIAQDFKTDLRFQSSAVMALQEASEAYLVGLFEDTNLCAIHAKRVTIMPKDIQLARRIRGERA
- the LOC137534803 gene encoding histone H2B 1.1 encodes the protein MPEPAKSAPAPKKGSKKAVSKTQKKDGKKRRKTRKESYAIYVYKVLKQVHPDTGISSKAMSIMNSFVNDIFERIAGEASRLAHYNKRSTITSREIQTAVRLLLPGELAKHAVSEGTKAVTKYTSAK
- the LOC137534800 gene encoding histone H2A type 2-B, which codes for MSGRGKQGGKARAKAKTRSSRAGLQFPVGRVHRLLRKGNYAERVGAGAPVYLAAVLEYLTAEILELAGNAARDNKKTRIIPRHLQLAVRNDEELNKLLGGVTIAQGGVLPNIQAVLLPKKTESHKAAKSK